TCGTTGTAGCTGCCCCAGGGGTTCTGCCGGTAGTCGCAGGCGGCGAGGACTAGCTGCGCGGTGCCGGGGGCGGTCTCGGCGATCTCGAAGGCCGCACCGGGGAGCAGCGCGGCGGCGGCGGCACTCGGCACGCCGAACATGAGGGTCGCCACGTTGGCGTCGTCGACCTCCACCGGGAAGGTGATCTGCCGACCGGCGATCTCGCCCCAGACCGTTGCCATGGAGCGGAAGTCTAGGCAGCGGCTCGACTACGGTCGGCGAATGCGAATCATTCCGGGCATCCACCAGTGAGCGAGTACGCCGGGGTCGGGCTGCGCGACCAGCAGGTGAGGTTCGACGTCGGGGCGGATGAGGCGCGAGCGGCGAACCGTGCGCAACGGACCCGGCTGCTCGAGACGGTGACCGGGCTGTCGGCGGCGGACTGGTCGCTGCCGAGCCGCTGCGCCGGCTGGTCGATCCAGGACGTCGTCCGGCACCTGGCCCAGATCAACCGGGTCCAGGTGGCGTCGGTGGAGGCTGGGCTGGCCGGTGAGCGCTTCGACGGATTCCGCGGTTTCGATCCGAAGTCGACGCCGGGCAGCTGGCTGAAGGCGGCCGGTGACGAGCCGGCGCCGGCGACCCTGGCGGAGTTCACCCGGTCCACCGCGTCGGCGCTGTCGACGGCGGACCAGCTCGCCAGCCGTGGCGACGAGCTGCTCGTGGCCACACCGGCCGGGCGCCAGCCCTGGCACCGGGCCATCCTGCACGCGAGCTTCGACTCCGCGGTGCACGAGCGCGACATCCTCGAACCGCTCGGCAGGCGAGCGGCGGCCGATCCGGCAGAGGTGGGGGCAATCGCCGCCTACCAGCTGCTGCTCAACGCGCGGGTACTTGCCGTCGTCGGCGTCCAGCTCGATCTCGCGTTGTGCCTCGATCCCGGCATCGAGCTGCGGGCGATCGTCGACGGCGCGATCGTCGAGGTGCGCCGCGACCGGATCGGTGGGGCAGCCCTGGTCGGCTCCGGTCCGGCGGACCAGGTGCTCGATGCGATGTCCGGCCGCGGCGACCTGGCCGAGGCGGTCAGCGGACCCCCGGAGGTGGCCACCGCCCTGTCCGCGTTGCGCGGCCTGCTCTAGGCCGGACTAAGTCCGGTCTATGCATCCGAGCCGGTCAAGGAGCCCGCGACCTGTCGTCCGAACCCGGACCATTCCTCCGCCGGGATCGGTGGGAGCACCTCGATCCAGTCCGGCAGGCACGATCCGCGCAGCTGCAGCATCCCGGCCGGCCGGGCGAAGAACCAGACGTGCAGGTGTTTGCCGCCGTCGCCCCAGATGTTGACGTGCACCCGACCCACCCCCGGGATCGTGCGGATCGCCCGCTGGATCCGCAGGGTGAGGACGCCCAGCTCCGCGGCCAGCTCGTCGTCGAGGTCACCGAGATCGAGGTGTTGGCGGGGTTCCAGCAGGAACGTCGGGACCGCCTGCGGCTCGCGCGGGGGGCGGAGCCGCCAGCGTTCGCTCACCCACAGATAGGCGCTGTCGGTGGTCGGGCAGGCCTCGCACGGGTTTGGGCCCTCGCCGCCTCGCGGGGGTTCCGGCAGTACCGGGTCGGCCAGCGGTTTCACCAGCAGGGCACCCTCGAACGGGAAGATCTCCGAGCCGGCGACGTCGCCGGCCGAGAGCCGTCCGTCCGGGCCGACCGCGGCCCGGGCCCGGGCGGTCAGCACCCAGGCGTCGAGCCGTTCACTCGCGGTTCCGCTCACGTCATCAGACCTTAGGGCGTCTGATCGACTGTGCGATCGGCGCCGCTCCACACCACGGTGATTGCGCGAGAT
This genomic window from Mycobacteriales bacterium contains:
- a CDS encoding maleylpyruvate isomerase family mycothiol-dependent enzyme; this translates as MSEYAGVGLRDQQVRFDVGADEARAANRAQRTRLLETVTGLSAADWSLPSRCAGWSIQDVVRHLAQINRVQVASVEAGLAGERFDGFRGFDPKSTPGSWLKAAGDEPAPATLAEFTRSTASALSTADQLASRGDELLVATPAGRQPWHRAILHASFDSAVHERDILEPLGRRAAADPAEVGAIAAYQLLLNARVLAVVGVQLDLALCLDPGIELRAIVDGAIVEVRRDRIGGAALVGSGPADQVLDAMSGRGDLAEAVSGPPEVATALSALRGLL